The genomic region TTCATTGATGATGCCGAAGGAGCCATGCTAGGGCCTGTGGATATTGGTCAAGGCTTTGTCATTGGTTCCAGCGTGAATGGAGGCTTTATTCAGACCAGTTCTCTTACTAAGAACATTTGTTCACGTCCCACTTTCAGGATGCTAGCTTAAAGGAACTGAGCTTGCACAGTTTCAACTATGAGTCTTAACACCAGGGGCAGCAACCACTCATGCCAGCCTGCTTCGTGGGTCCTGGTGCCACCGGTCATTGCACAGTGGCACAGACAGCATGAGCCCTCCCGTGCTGTTCATTCATGCGTGACACCTAATTCAGTTAAAGACATTTCTGCTAACCGTCTCCGGGAGGTTGCATGGTAGGCATCTGGACTGAGAGCAATTAGGAGCATTTAAAGTTTGACAAGCAGAAGTACAATACCTCCAATCAGCTATTAGAAAGAACACCTTGGATGCCGTGTGGAGGATGGAATAACAAGAGACTGAGGCCGGAGACCAGCCACAGGGGCGGTTGCAGTAATGGAGGCCTGAACTGGCGCTGAGATGGACGGAGTAAGACGGATTCACAAATTAATGCAAGAGGAGGGAGAATGTAGTCGGGTCTGTGAGGGActaacagatatatacacatTCGACTGGGAGTAGAGAAGGGAGTTCAgaggggcttcctggaagaggcggCATTGGAGTTGCCGCTGCTGTGGTCCAAATCACCATCCCCTCTCACCTAGACCAtgacaagtttcttttcttttctttttctttctttctttctttctctttctttctttctttctttctttctttctttctttctttctttcttctttctttctttctttctttctttctttctttctttctttcttttctttctttctttctttttttctttctttctttctttttttctttctttctttcttcttcttcctttcttttttagagagagagagacagcatgcacaCGCCAGGagagggtgcagagagagagggagagagagaatcccaagcaggctccatgctcatcgcAGAGCCCTacaccgggctcgatcccacaactccgagatcatgacctgagctgaaatcaagagtcagacacccaaccgcctgagccacccaggcaccccaaccatgACAAGTTCTTAACTGGTCTTCATGCCCCCGCTCTCTCAAGGCTACATCCTTAGCACCTTTGGCACTACtatatggtcaataaatattggtttacTGAAAAAATGAGTGTGAACTCAGAAATGACAAGAGTCAGTATGGGCCAGGATGGTCCAAAGGGCTTCCTGGAACCAGAACACCCTTGGTTGAGTCCTGGAGGGTGAGGAGGTGGCACTGAGTGTGTCTGGGTGGCACTCAggctctcctcccacccctcacagCCTATCCTTTGCTTGGCCCTGCATACCAGTTTCAACGAGACATTCCAGTTTCTGTTCTGGACCATGTTTGGCATGGAGGAGCACCACGTCGTAGACATGCCTCAGTTTCTGGTGCCTGAATTCGTGGGCCGGGCCCTCTACGGCATCTTTACCATCGTCATGGTCATCGTGCTGCTCAACATGCTCATTGCCATGATTACCAACTCCTTCCAGAAGATTGAGGTGAGCTGGGGCCCGCTGAGGCCAGGGAGAAGAAGGGacccgggggtggggaggaaaagaaTGCAAGGAGTCCCAACACTTGGCTTCCCACTCGGCCTCCACTCTTGTTTTGTGGTTTGAGGCAAGGGTTCCCTGCCAGGCCTcgtgttcttcatctctaaaatgagggtCTTAGTAATGGCGACTCGTTTCTCCAGACCCAAGTCTGgtgctctttccccttcctggtTGGGAGGAAGGGTGCGCTGTGGAAAAATAGATGGGAACACGAGGAGCGAGAGGGAAGATGGAAGGGCTAGGGTTTGTGGCTGGAGAAGAGCCTGGGCAGGAACTGGATGTCAGAGGATGAAAGAcaatggggaggaagagagggaagggggagccaGGCAGGAGAATGTGGTGATAGATGGGAATGGGGAGAAGACGGCGGTGGGCACACCGCAGAAGAAGGGGCGTGGAGACCAGGGGCGCTGGAGGCAGACGGGGCGGGCAGGGGGGCTGGGTACCAAAGTGGCCCTTGCAGAGCCCCTGCCTCCTGGCCGCAGGACGACGCGGATGTGGAGTGGAAGTTTGCTCGCTCCAAGCTCTACCTCTCCTACTTCCGGGAGGGCCTGACGCTGCCTGTGCCCTTCAACATCCTGCCCTCCCCCAAGGCCCTCTTCTACCTGCTCAGGTGATACCCTCAGAGCTCTCACTCCCCGCCTCCCAAGcacccagctgcccccccccccccagctccctaGGCCCCGTCCCCTGACTGACCGCTTTCCGGCCCCTCCAAATCCCTCAGGAGAATTTTCCGCTTCATCTGCTGTTGCTGTTCCTGCTGCCAAACCAAGAAGCCAGACTATCCGCCAGTCCCTACCTACGTGAGTACGTCCTCTGCTTGTCATTGGGCTTTGTCACGCCGGGCCTCCAACTGTATTGTCTGCACCGCCTGTTTGTCTGCACACTCTTTGTCTTTTTGGTACGTTCCCCACAAAGCCATTTCCTATGTCCTCCTCTCGCACCTGGCTGCCCTTCCCTGTTCCTGGCTCTGGACGTTTCCCAAATTTCCAACCGTGGGTCACCCGGCTTAAACAGAAATCCATACTGCCTTGCTCCCAAGCCATGGGGACCCAGTTTGGCTCAGACCTGTCCTGCAGCCTTAGGTAGCCACTCCAGCACCCGCTGAGCCACAGAAGCGTCAGGAAACCCCTACTCTCCCAAGCAATCCTTTTcagtattattactttttaaagctttttttcttttagatttttatttatttatttgagagaaagacagagagagcacagtggggaggagagggagaagcaggcttcccactgagcagggagcccgatgtggggctccatcccaggaccctgggatcatgacctgagccgaaggcagacacttaactgactgagccacccaggtgcccctcagtattatatttttatcactattattagacaaaatttttatataataaaaaagaaaaataaaataaattttataaattttattttattaaaaaaaaaagctccagacTTCAGACAAACTTCTTTGCCCTAAACTGAGCCAagaaaaaattgattaaaaaaaaaaaattaagaaaccaaGGGAAAATGCCCCACAAACTGGGAAATTAAACAGCTGATAGAGGCCTGAGAGAGGAGGCCGAGCCTCTAAGGGCTGGCTCCCTTACCTCTCGCTATCTGTTCCCTGACCCAGGCTTGGAGTGGGAGCCCCAGCCTATTTCAGACCAGCGTTAAGGCCAGGTCCGTCGGGGGTTCCTATCTGTTCCCTTTAAAACGTGTTACCTGAGGATCTCTCTAAGCCAGGGACTCCGGGCCAGCTCTTTGGGGGCCACAGGCCAACTCTGGAGCTCTGAGGTCCCTGGATCCCCTGATTGGTCCATAGTTTGTTCAACAAACACTTACCAACACCTCCACTGGAAATAAAGATCTGCATAATGGTGGTCCCTCCGGGTGTTGCCAGTCTAGTGTCGCAGAAGGAAACGAACGGTAACTGCACAGGACAAGCCCAcggtagagagagagaagcgcAGAGCGCTCCGGGAGCACAGCGGACAGGCCCCAGATCCAGACTCAGGAACCAGGGAGCTTCCCAGAGCCCTTGAGGGCACAACAGAACCCTGAAGGGTAAACAGGAGGTCGGTGGGCAGATAGTGGAGAGGGCAGTTCTCAGCACAGGAAACTGCATGTGCTCAGCATGGGGAAAACAGGACGCTTACAAGACACTAAAACGCCCGGGACTCCCCCCACTCCCTGGCTCCGGGCGATCCCGTGTGGACACCTCCTTCACCCTAATGGACCTCTGCCTCCAAATTCTGGAATTACCGCCCTTTTCCCCCGGTCACTTCCTGTTCCTGTCCAGGCTGCCAGATGCCTACGTGCAGACCGTCTGTCAGGGCTGCTCCACCCTAGGATGAGACTCTGCTTCTTCAGCTGAAGTTGTGCCCAGTTCTGGATGGGCAGAGCCACTGTGTCCAGCCGGACCCCCCCACACTAGCTGCCTGGGATCTCCCCCACTGGAGTCCCACCCTTCTCCCAGCTGCCCCCACCTCGCTAGCGTCTTCTGTTCCAATCAGATGTTCCTTCCCACCTGTCCTGCATCCTCAGGAAACGGCCTCCCTACGTCCTTATTCCTTATTTTATACAAGGAAAATGCTTTATATACTCCCTAGCTGTAAAAGGCCTATCATTCTCCCTCATACTTCTGCCTGCCCCAGCTTGGTCAATCCCACCTTTCCCCtgagaatatttaataaaatgctttgCTTTTTATCAGTAAATATGCTAACTACAAAATATTTAGAGAGAAGATAAAACTAGATAAAAATAAGTCTTTCCTAAGCATTTAGAGAGCCCCTACTCTCTGCCAGGGAAGTATTGACCTGAGAAGTAGGCATTACTACCATTTCAGTCTTCAATTTGGAGACCCTCAGGCCTGAAGAAATCGAATAACTTGCCTGAGGCGCAGGGCTGCTAAGTGACTGAGCTGGGATTTGGGCCTACAGCTCCCCAGTCTAGCGCTTTGCTTGCTAcacctctgttctctctccactGTCTGCCCCATCCATATGGCCTGCTGGCCCTCTTGGTACTGTTGCGGGGCCTATACCTGGACCCCAAACCAATCATTCCAATTTGCATGATGATTTCCATGCTGACGCCTCCCCACATTCCCTAGTTTCCCCCTCTGCAGCGTTTGAAGGGCAGGCTTAACCTGGACTAACTCAAGAAAACCAAGGTAGGGTTGGTGGCAGGAGAGAGAACTCACCTGTGCCTGACTCAACATTTTTGTCTTTGCCCCCCACCGCCCTCTGCACCACACTCCACCCCTCACCtgcccaccccagctctcttccACTCAGCCTTTGCTCAGCTTCGACCTCCTTCTGCCTTCCGGGACTGCACCAGGGCAGGGTCTAGCTATGTGGCCTCCAGGGCCAGAAGCGTCTGCAGACTTGGCCTCCATCCTTTATCGTCTGGGGGAGGACACAATGATTTACAGAATGGCTGGGGTGGGTAGAGTCTCTCTCACCCTCTGGTCTTCCCATCCCAGGCCAATcccggggcaggggcagggcctgggaaaGGAGAGAACGGATCCTACTGCCTCCGAGTCATCAAGGCCCTGGTACAGCGCTACATAGAGACAGCCCAGCGGGAGTTTGAGGAGACCAGGCGGAAAGGTTAGTGGCTCACCCCCAAGCCTTCCCCGTTGCATTGTGGGAATAAATACCACACACCAGGCTTCCACCCTGCAGAGTGGCCTTCCTACTCAATGACTCTGAGCCATTCAGATATTTATTCCACTCATTTCATTCAATCCTTCGTTCCTGTGTTCGTTGACTCATTCACTCTCTTACCCATTGGCTCACTCACTTAACCCATTTTTCGTTCATTCACTCAGTCtctaattcactcattcaatcaACATTCATCACCACGTCCCCTTAGTTCCAGCCTCAtcttggagggaggggggtggtgtaGAGCAGAGAcacggggctggggggcgggcagCTTTCTGTCTGGTGAGACAGAGAAACCATCTTTGTAGGCAGATAGGGCTTAGTCAGGAGAGAACCAAATTGCAATGGGAGCCCAAGGGAGATAGAGAAGCTACTATTTTGAGAGGCTGGCGGAAAGGTAGAAGGATAGGGGACCAGAAATTGGAGAAAGCAGAGGTGTAATTCAACCTTGGCCCTGAGGATGGGTAGATGGGAACAGGGCTGACAAGGGCAGAGACCGAATCTCTACCCACTAAAAACTTGCCCATCCCTGTGACTCCTGATCCCTTCTCTGGCCCACAAAACTTTCCTTCTTTGTATCTTCTGAACTCATGACCATCTCAGTCCCTCTCAGATTCATCCACCCCAGACTCTGCCTgctcctgactcccagcccacGAACCAGTCTCTCACTTTCTCCAGTTCTACTCCCTCAGGACCCGTAGGCAGGATGTCCCCTGGGGTTCTGTTGTGAGGGGAGAAGTGGTTCAGGGCAGGTTCATCTTCTGAGACACCTCCCCATCAACAACTTCCCCCAAACCCTAGACCTGGGCAACAGACTGACGGAGCTGACCAAGACTGTGTCTCGCCTGCAAAGCGAGGTGGCTGGTGTGCGGAGGACtctggcagagggagggacaccCCGAACACCCGAAGGTGCCGGCATCCTCAGTCACTACATCACCCGAGTGCATAACAGCTTCCAGAATCTGGGCCCCCCCATCCCTGAAACCCCAGAGCTGACAGTGCCAGGGATTGTGGGGACCCAGGTACCTTCAGAAACTGGGCTTCAGGATGCTCGAGGGGCTAAGACTCCAGCTTCCGGAGAGTCTGGCCCTTCCTCCCCAGCTCACGTGTTAGTGCACAGGGAGCAAGAATCAGAGACAGCTGGGGACCTGCCCCAGGAGAAAGATTTGGGGATCAAGGCGGGGTCTTGATACAGTGGGAGGGTCCCATCTTCTGTTGCTAGGTAGAGCCGCCTAGATGGGTGAGGCTAAGTGTCATTTAGAAGACTCTGATGCTTCACTTGCCTCAATAAAGTTTCTGTTCTGGATGTCAGATGCCTCCAGAGTGTGTAAGAACCTCTGTCTCTTCAGGTTTTGAGATTTCCCTCCCCTCACCCTTGAAATGGGCTCCTGTGGGAGCAGGACAGAGAGAAATGTCTTGCTGTGGGGTCCCAGGTGTCTGGGGCTTAGGCTCCTACTTTGAGTTCTTTCAGATCTTTCATGGAAAGAGTTCTGGACTGGGAGGAAGGGAGCCTGGTTTCAACACTAACtctttgaccttgagcaagttgcttcCTTCCTTGGCTTTGCATTCCTCATCTGACAAATGGGCCAGTGAATCCATctgtcccccttccttcctttcttccttcagggAGGTTGTGAGGAATCTCTGGCTGTTAAAGCTTCTGGGTTTGCAAGTTCTGGTTTGTGACAGGGATCTGCACAGGGGACCATGTCTCGGAGTGATCAAGAAGTCATCCTTTTAGGCCGTCAGGCTCTGAGTCTCACAAGGGCCAGAGCAGGGTAGATGGTCTCGTCTCATGGAATAAACCAGTCAGGACATGTGATGTCACCACACTGCAATACTGTTTAATTGAGTGGCCATCATAGTACCACCCTTGCTTGTCCCAGGGAATCCCTACCACCTAGCAGGGCTCCCTCCATCCTGCCAGGGCCTCAGATCCCCCCACATCCTGGTTGGGAGGGGAGATGGCTGGGTAGGTCCCCATCCCTGGGGAAATGGCTGCTAGGGCTGGGTCCGAAACCACGTTCCCGCTTCGAGGCCGTTCGAAGCCCCCTCATTCAATGGAAGATCATGAGTTCCTACGACTCCTAGTGGCAGACAATGGGCTTTCAGGGGTCAAGAGCAGGGTCTTccaggaaagcagagagaagtcCCCCTTGGAGGTGGAATCTGGCTGCCCTCCtgctggagagaagagaaggtgaggggtcagcagggctggggggcatTGAAGCAGctgagggagggggcagcaggctACTCACCTTGTGCAGACACACAGCTGTGTCTCTTCTCCCCTGCAACAGACGGCACGGTGGGCCTTCGGCGTGGGTAGGTCCTCACACCCAAGCTTCCCTTCCCACCAGGCCCTGGCGTGGGCCATTCCCCTTCTCCATCCAGCTTTCCCTTCTCCTAAACACTGACTTCtgactttctttcctcttcctgcccCTGGGAAATCTCCCCAGACTGCTGATCCATCACCGCTCCCGGGCGGGCCCCTGCTGCTCCTCCATCCGTCCCTGCCTCAGCACTTAGGAACACCATATACACGTCCTATCAACCCCATTAAGCCCCGGGCCTCCTGAGATCTGAAGCAACACCCCTGTCACTTTCCTCTGCTTATCAACCTCAACCGGGTTCTTGTGGTCAATTAGACAGTACAGCGGATAGAACATTTTGAGAACATTCACAGAATCACTTGAGAATGCTCATAGATCCAGAAAACACTAAGACCTTCTAGGAGCTGGCTGAACCTGTCACAGAGAACAGCAACTCCAGCGGACTTCTAGCCCTCAACTCCCCCATGAACCAAGCGGGTGTCCCGAAGGGGCGTGCTGGCTTATTTCCCCCACCCTGCCGGTTCCTGCTTCCCTCATGCATGGCTCACCACCCAGATAGGCGCAGTTAAAGTGGCTGCAGGTCTGATTATAGCTCCAGAGAGTCACCAGGCTCCGGGCTCCATCCTGGGAGAACCTGGTGACCAAGAAGACTTCATGTGGGGGGATCAGCACCTCACGCTCCTCAGGAAAGACAGACAAGGCCTGGATAGGGGCCCCGAAGCAAGTCCTTAGAGAGAAGAAGGTGGCATTCCCAAATCTGCGGGCCACTGCCTCATCCAGGGAGCTGGAAGCAAACTGGCCCAAGCGGACAGAGTCACCCAGTCTCTTGGGTTCAAAGTGGAGGGTGCCTATGCCTCGGAACACCACCTCCCCGGGTCCCTTGCTGCAGCCCCCACTGTCCTGCAGCAGCTGCAGGGCCCGGGTGAGGTAGAAATGCAGGGCCTTGAAGGGGAAGTGCTTCATGTAGAACTCCCGGGAGCTGCCACCGGTCCGCACTGCCTGGTTCAGCTCCCGGTACAAAGTGTTAGATGAGTTGGTATAGACAATGACGGCGATTCCATGCTGCGCTTTGAAGCCAGGGGGCAAGGGGAGCCCTGGGCGCTTGTGCTCCCAGGCCCCCCGGGCTGCCTCCCAGGACTCCCGCAGCAGGGCGTGGCGGGCCATCTCCTTCTTCAGCAGAGGGACCACCTTCTCTTCCATCTCCTCGGCACAGCCCACATAAGCATCGTCGAAGGTGTCTGGAGCCAGGCCCAGGGGCAGGATGGGAACAGCCTGGGCCTAAGAATGTAGGAAAGAGAGGAGCCGCATAGGAAAGGGGAGACGTTCAGAGCACTGGACAGGGGCCCTGGTGGCAGATCGGTCCAGAAACATCAGTATCTTGTTTCTAGGACCAAATATCTAGTGTATGCGACTTGGCAAGAGCTCAAGGG from Zalophus californianus isolate mZalCal1 chromosome 11, mZalCal1.pri.v2, whole genome shotgun sequence harbors:
- the ART5 gene encoding ecto-ADP-ribosyltransferase 5 isoform X2: MLAALLMALSYLGLHALWQAQAVPILPLGLAPDTFDDAYVGCAEEMEEKVVPLLKKEMARHALLRESWEAARGAWEHKRPGLPLPPGFKAQHGIAVIVYTNSSNTLYRELNQAVRTGGSSREFYMKHFPFKALHFYLTRALQLLQDSGGCSKGPGEVVFRGIGTLHFEPKRLGDSVRLGQFASSSLDEAVARRFGNATFFSLRTCFGAPIQALSVFPEEREVLIPPHEVFLVTRFSQDGARSLVTLWSYNQTCSHFNCAYLGGEKRHSCVSAQGGQPDSTSKGDFSLLSWKTLLLTPESPLSATRSRRNS
- the ART5 gene encoding ecto-ADP-ribosyltransferase 5 isoform X1, with amino-acid sequence MLAALLMALSYLGLHALWQAQAVPILPLGLAPDTFDDAYVGCAEEMEEKVVPLLKKEMARHALLRESWEAARGAWEHKRPGLPLPPGFKAQHGIAVIVYTNSSNTLYRELNQAVRTGGSSREFYMKHFPFKALHFYLTRALQLLQDSGGCSKGPGEVVFRGIGTLHFEPKRLGDSVRLGQFASSSLDEAVARRFGNATFFSLRTCFGAPIQALSVFPEEREVLIPPHEVFLVTRFSQDGARSLVTLWSYNQTCSHFNCAYLGGEKRHSCVSAQAGGQPDSTSKGDFSLLSWKTLLLTPESPLSATRSRRNS